The following nucleotide sequence is from Rubrobacter radiotolerans DSM 5868.
CGGCCCTCGACCTGATGCTCACCGACGACCGGCGGCTCGCGTTCCGGATCGCCTCGGAGCTCAACCAGCTGAACGGCGACCGTCAGCGCAGGACGCAGGCCGCGGTCGCGCGGGCGCTTGAGGAGGTCAACCCGGAGCAGGACTTCAAGGTCGTTGTAACGGAGGAGGTCGGGGGGCTTGCGGGGCTTATCGCGGGACGCGTCGCAAGCGCGGCGGGACGTCCGACCGCCATCCTCACGCGCCGCGCCGACGGCTCCTACGGCGGCTCCGCGCGCGCCGGAGAGACAGACGTCGACCTCTACGGGGCGCTCCACGAGGCGCGGGAGTTCCTCGACCAGTGGGGCGGTCACCGGAAGGCCGCCGGGCTCTCTGTAAGGCCCGGACTGCTCGACCCGTTCGTCGAGCGGGTCAACCGGGAGGTCCGGCGGCAGGTCGAGGCCGACCCGGAGGTGCTAGAGCCGCCGATCGAGGTCGACGCCGAGGTCCGCCTCGAAGACCTCAGGAACGGCTTTCTCGACTGGCACGAGCGTCTCGCGCCGTTCGGGAGCGGCAACCACAAGCCCGTCTTTGCCGCGAGCGGGCTGAGGGTCCTCTCGGCGAGGGAGATCTGGCCGGGCATGCATCTCCTGACCCTCGAAGGCGGGACGAAGGCGAAGCTCCCCTGCGACCCGCAGGTCCTTCCGGAAGGACCGTTCGATGCGGTCTTTACCGCCGGGCGCAGCCGCTACAGCGGGGAGGCGGAGGTCGAGATCGCCGACTGGCGGGGCTAGCTCCGGCGTGACGACGGAGGCCGGAAAGACCATCGGCGTGGACGTCGGGGGAACGAAGATCGCCGCCGGGGTCGTGGATGCCTCGGGGCGCGTCCTCTCGAAGGTCCGCTACCCCTCTGCCGGTCCTCCGGAGACGCTGCTTGCGAACGTCCTGCGCGCCGTTCGGGAGGCCCGGCGCGGTCACGAGGACGTGCTCGGACTGTGCCTCTCGGTGCCGGGAACCGTTGTTACCGAACGGAGCGCCGTCGCCTTCTCGCCGAACCTCCCGACGATCGAGGGAATCCCCCTGAAGGAGCGGCTCGAAGGGGAGATCGGGCTCCCGATGACGGTCGAGAACGACGCGAACGCGGCGGCCTGGGGCGAGTTCCGCTTCGGGGTGGGGCGGTCCGCTCGGCACCTCGTCTTCGTTACGCTCGGGACGGGGATCGGGGCAGGCATTATCGTTGACGGTCGTCTCTTGCGCGGGGCTCAGGGCGCGGGCGGCGAGCTGGGGCACACCACGGTCCAGGCCGAAGGCGGACCTCGCTGCGCCTGCGGCAACGCCGGGTGCTTCGAGGCGCTCGCCTCGGGGACGGCGATCGGACGCTTCGGGGGCGAGGCCGCCGCTGAGAGACCGGAATCCGCGCTCGGACGGCTCGCCGCGCGCCGCCGGATACGCGGCGAGGACGTAACCGAGCTCGCCGGGACGGGAGACCCCGTCGCACGCTCGGTGCTCGCTCGCGCCGGACGCTGGCTCGGGGTCGGGCTCGCGAACGCCATAAACACCTTCAACCCGGAGGTCGTCGCCGTCGGCGGCGGCGCGGCAGCGAGCGGGGAGATGCTACTCGCCCCGGCCCGTGAGGAGATCGCCCGCCGCGCCATATCTCCCGCCCGCGACCTCGCGCGCGTGATGGCCGCCACCCTCGGACCGGACTCGGGCCTGATCGGGGCCGCAGCCCTCGCAATAGACCCCGCCTCGGGAGAACCCTTCCTCGGCGGCACGGAGCCGGTGGCTCCGTCGTGTGTATCAATGGCGAGCAACATAAGCACATGACGCTCACCGTTGTGCCGACCCCGATCGGCAACCTGGAGGACATCACGCTCCGGGCGCTTCGGGTGCTTCGGGAGGCCGACGTGGTGGCGTGCGAGGACACGCGCCGGACGGGGCGGCTGCTGGAACACTACGGGATCGAGGCCAGACTCCTCGCCTACCACGATTACAACGAGGATCGCCTGGCCACCTCGCTTGCGGAGCGGGCGCGCGAGGAGCGGGTCGCGCTCGTCACGGACGCGGGGACACCGCTTGTCTCCGATCCGGGCTACGCCGTCGTGCGGGCGTGCATCGAGGCCGGAGTCCCGGTCGAGGTGTTGCCGGGAGCCTCGGCGGTCGTTGTTGCGCTCGCCGCCTCGGGGTTGCCGCCGGAGCCGTTCACCTTCTACGGGTTCGTGCCCAAGAAGCGCAAGGAGCGCGAGGCGCTGCTCCTCTCCGTAACGAGCCGGAGCGAGACCGCCGTTCTCTTCGAGTCGCCCAGGAGGCTCGCGCGGACGCTCCTGGAGCTTCCCGGGGACCTCCCCGTTGCGGTCTGCCGGGAGCTTACGAAGCTCCACGAGGAGGTCTTTCGCGGGACGGCCGCCGAGGCCGCGGAGCGGTTCTCCGGCGAGGTCCGGGGCGAGGTCGTGCTCGTCGTTCGAGGCGGAGGTCAGGGAGAGGAGGCGACGTTCGAGGAGGCCCTGACGCGAGCAAGAAGCTACGTCGAGGAGGGGGAGAAGGCTTCGCGGGCGGCGGCTCGGGCGGCGGCGGAGACGGGTTTCGGGAAGGGGAGGATCTACGACGCGCTCGCGAGGCCGGAGGGCTAGCGGAGCTTTCTCTGGTACCCTCGTCGGGTGCGCGTTGCGAGGGAGGAGCCGGGGATGGAAGGCAGGGACGGATATAATCGGAGGGTGCTCATAGACACCCACACGCACCTTCTGCGGCTGAGCGTGCCGCCCGAGATCGCCGTTCGCGAGGCGCGGGAGGTCGGGGTCGAGGCGGTCGTGAACATCGGGACGAACGTCTCCGACTCCCGGGAAGGGGTCGAGCTCGCCCGAAGGACCGCAGGAGTCTTTACGACCGGCGGCATCCACCCGCACAACGCCGGGGATCACTCCCAGGAGAGCCTTGCTGCGCTGCTGGAGCTTGCGGGTTCGGGGGAGATCGTGGCGCTCGGGGAGGTCGGGCTCGACTACTACCGCAACGAGTGGCCCCCGGAGATGCAGCGCGCGCTTTTTCAGGACGTCGTCTCCATCGCCAACGAGGTCCGGCTCCCGCTCGTCATCCACTCGCGCGAAGCGTTCAGCGACACGATGGACGTGCTGGCCGGGGCGCGAGTCCCGGTTGTCCTGCACTGCTTCGAGGGTGGGGAGAGCGAGGTTCTGGAGGCTGCGGAGCGCGGCTACTACATCGGGCTCACCGGGAACGTTACGTATAAGAACAAGCCGACGGCCGAGTTTCTGGACGGCATCCCCCCGGAGCGCATCCTTGTCGAGACCGACGCGCCGTACCTGAGCCCGGAGCCCTTGCGCGGAAAGCCGAACGTCCCTAAAAACGTCGTTCACACCGCACGCTTCGTCGCCGGGAGGCTCGGGATGGACGAGGCCGGGTTCGCCGCCCTCACGACCGCGAACGCCCGCAGGTTCTACGGGCTGGACGGCGAGCCGGGTTCTGCAGGTCCGGTCGCTTGAGGAGCGACGTGGCCGCCGGATCCCGAAACCCGCGGGAGGTCCGGCCGAAGAAGCGATTCGGGCAGCACTTCCTGAAGGACCCGAACACCGCGCGCATCGTGGCCGACGGGACCTCCCCGGACGACGTCGTTCTGGAGGTCGGGCCGGGACGCGGCTTTCTGACGGGATTTCTTCTCGAAAGGGCGCGCCACGTCCACGCGGTCGAGATAGACGCCGACGTGCTGCCTTACCTGAAGGAGGCGACGGCCGGGGCGGAGAACCTGGACGTTCACGAGGCCGACGCGCTCCTTTTCGACTACGCCCGGCTCGATCCGCCGCCGGACCGGCTCGTCGCGAACCTGCCGTACAACGTAGCCTCGCCGCTCGTGCTGCGGCTCCTTGAGGAAGTCCCGACGCTCGGGACGCTCCGGTTCATGGTGCAGCTTGAGGTCGCGCGGAGAATGACGGCGAAGAGAAGGACAAAGGACTACGGAGCTTACGCGGTCCTGATCCAGCACCACGCCGCCGGGCGCATCGTACACCGCGTCCCTCGGACCGTCTTCGACCCGCCGCCGCGCGTCGACTCGGCGGTCGTGGAGCTCTCGCGCCGGGAGCCGGACCTCGCCCCCCGGAGCTACCCGGCCTTCAAACAGCTCGTCCTCCGGGCGTTCGCGACGCGCCGCAAACGGCTCTTGAACGGCTTCCCGAAAGAGGAGCGCCCGGCGTACCGGGCGGCGCTAGGGGCCGTCGGATTCGGGGAGGACACACGCGCCGAGGAGCTCTCGCCGGAGAGCTTCGTCGCGCTCTTCCGGGCGCTCGAACGGGGAGGGGCGGGGTGAAAAGGATCAGGCTCCGGGCACACGCGAAGGTCAACTACTCGCTGGAGGTAACGGGTGTCCGGGACGATGGCTACCATACCCTGAGGACCGTTTTCCAGAGCATCTCGCTCGCCGACGAGCTGAGCTTCGAGCGCGCCGAGGGACGGGGTGAGGGCTTCGCGCTGGAGGTCGAGCCGCCGAAGGCTCCCCTCGGGCCGCCGGGGGAGAACACGGTGCGCCGGGCGTGGGAGCTTGTGTGCGAGCGAGCCGGACGGACCCTTCCGGTGCGCGTCTCGCTTCTGAAGCGGGTCCCGGCGGGGGCCGGGCTCGGGGGCGGCTCGGCGGACGGCGCGGCGACGCTCGTCGGGCTGAGCGAGCTCTACGGTCTCGGGCTGTCGGAGGAGGAGTTGCTGGGGATCGCGGCCCGGGTCGGGGCCGACGTGCCGTTCTGCCTGCTCGGCGGGACGCGCCTCGGAGAGGGGGTCGGAGAGCGGCTGACGCCCCTGCCGCCGCCGCCCGAGCACTACATAGCCGTCGCCAAGCCCGAGGCTTCGGCCTCTACGGCCGAGATCTTCCGGATCTACGACCGGAGGTCGGTCGAGCGGAAAGGGAACTCCCGGCCGGTCATGGCCGCGATCCGGGCCGGGAGCCTCACGCGTCTTGCAAGCTCCGTCGGCAACGACCTCGCGCCCCTGACGGCCGCCCTCGTCCCCGAGGTCCTCGACTACGAGCGGGCGCTTCTGGAAGCCGGGGCCCTCGGAACGGCGATGACCGGGAGCGGTACGGCGGTTTACGGCATCTTCGCCGACGAGCGACGGGCGAGGGCGGCGCTCCTGGGGGAGAAGCTCGCCGGGGCGGCGGTCGGGGTGTTCCGGCCCGCAAGGAGCGGGGTCGAGCCGCTCTGAGCCCCGGTCCCAGGCGCTCCATCTATCGGTATAATCGCTGCGCGGTCCGCGAGGTCCCCTGCGAGGCGGTTTCGCGCGACTCTGGGGCGTGGCCAAGTGGCAAGGCACCGGGTTTTGGTCCCGGGATCGCAGGTTCGAATCCTGCCGCCCCAGCTCCGGTCCGAGCCCCGAGACCTTTCTGAGAGCTACCTGGAGGAGAAGACCCCTATGTCGTCCACAAGCGAGCAGCAGACGCCCCTCGTCGCCGTCGTACTCGCCGCCGGGAAGGGTACGCGGATGAAGTCGAACCGGGCGAAGGTGCTCCACACCCTGTGCGGCGTCCCGATGGTCAACTACGTGATCGAGGCGATAAGGCCGCTCTCTCCGGACGACCTGACCGTGGTCGTAGGCCATCAGGCCCCCGAGGTCGAGGCGGTGCTGCCGGAGGACGCAAGGAGCGTTCTTCAGCGTGAGCAGCTCGGTACGGGCGACGCCGTCCGGGTTGCGCTGCGGGAGATAGAGGCCGAGGAGGGGACGCTCCTCGTGGTGAACGGGGACGGGCCGCTGATCTCCTGCGCGACGCTCGGGGGGCTCGTCGAGCGGCACCGGACGGCCGGGGTCGGGGCGACGGTGCTCGTTGCGCAGATGGACGACCCTTCGGGGCTCGGGCGCGTTACGGAGGACGCCGGGGTCGTGCGCATCGTCGAGGAGCGTGACGCGAGCGAGGCCGAGCGGGAGAACCGGCTCGTGAACCTCGGGCTCTACGCATTCGAGCTCCGAGACATCCGGGAGGCGCTCGGGAGCCTTGAGTCGGACAACGATCAGGGCGAGCTCTACCTGACGGACGCGCTGGAGGTCATCGGGCGCAGGAGCCGCGCCGTCACCTATCGCCTGGAGGACCTCGCCGAGGCGAACCTCGTAAACGACCGGGCGCAGCTTGCGCGCGCCGAGGAGATCCTCCGCAGACGCATCCTCGACGCCCACATGCAGGAGGGCGTTACGGTCCGCGACCCCGTCTCGACGCACATCGAGGCCATGGTCGAGATCGGGCGCGACACCGTGATCCTCCCGGGGACGATGCTCCGGGGGAGGACGCGCATCGGCTCGGACTGCGTGATCGGTCCCTCCGCCGACCTTCTCGACACCACCGTCGAGGACGGTGCGACGGTCGAGCACTCGGTCGGGCGCGGGGCGAGCGTCGGTCCGGGGGCGAGTGTCGGGCCCTACGCCTTTCTCAGGCCGGGGACGGTCCTTGAAGCCGGCTCGAAGGTCGGGGCGTACTGCGAGGTCAAGAACACGCGCGTCGGGCGGGGGAGCAAGGTCCCGCACCTCTCCTACGTCGGGGACGCGACGATCGGCGAGGGCGCGAACCTCGGGGCGGGGACGATCACGGCGAACTACGACGGCGTCAACAAGAGCCGCACCGAGATCGGCGACGGCGTCTTTACCGGGATAAACACGAACCTTATCGCTCCCGTGAAGGTGGGGGACAGGGCCTACCTCGGGGCGGGAGCGACGGTGAACAAGGACATCCCGGCGGACAAGCTCGCCGTCGGGGCTCCCGCAAGGGTTATAAGAGACTCCCCGAACAAGCCGAAAGGGAGCCCCGGGGGCGCAAAGGAGTAGGTTACGGGACGAGTGCAAACCCCGTGAAAAAAGCCTGCAATAATCTGTAGCATACGCGATGGTCGATACGCAGCAGGCAGAAGGCAAGTCTCAGCCGGAGGGAAGATGCACAACGGTCACATAGCGCAAAACGCCGAGAAGCGGTTGATGCTCTTCTCGGGGACGGGTTATCCGGAGCTGGCGCAGCGGATAGCCGACCGGCTGGACCTGGATCTCGGGGCGGTGGAGCTCACCGAGTTTGCGAACGGCGAGATGTACGCCCGCTACGAGGAGAGCGTGCGCGGCTCGGACGTGTTTATCGTGCAGTCGCTCTGTCAGCCGGTAAACAAGAACCTGATGGAGCTTCTGATCATGATCGACGCGGCCAAGAGGGCGTCCGCGCAGACGATCATCGTCGTTATACCGTGGTACGCCTACAGCCGTCAGGACCGCAAGACAAAGCCCCGCGAGCCGATAACGGCGCGGCTCATAGCGAACATGATCGAGACCGCCGGAGCCGACCGGGTAATGACGATGGACCTGCACGTCGGGCAGATCGAGGGCTTCTTCTCCGTTCCGGTAAACCACCTGACGGCGATGCACACCTTTGTGGACTACTTCAGCGACCGGGGCTTCAGGAACGCGCGCGACTCGGTCGTCGTCGCGCCGGACACGGGCGAGGTGAAGGTCGCCAAGCGCCTCGCCGACCACCTCGGGCTTCCGTGGGCGATCGTCAACAAGATGCGCCGCGGCCCCGGCGAGTCGGAGGTCACGCACGTTATCGGGGACGTCGCCGGGAAGAGGGCGATCATGATCGACGACATCGTCGACGGCGGCGGGACGCTCTGCGGGGCGGCCGAGCGGCTCGAAGAGGAGGGGGCGACGGAGGTCTACGCGGCGGCGACGCATGCGATCTTCTCCGGGAAGGCGTACAGAAGGATCGACGCCTCCCCGATAAGGGAGATGGTCGTTACGGACACGCTCCCGATGAAACCGGACGAGCCGCAGGAAAAGATACAGGTCCTGGGCATCGCGCCGATCCTTGCGAGCACGATAAAGAACGTCTTTACCGACGACTCGGTGAGCGAGGTCTTTATGGGGGAGAACCAGCTCTTCTAGGCTGCGGTCCCCCGGGCGGAGTCTCCGCCGGGGAGTTGCCAAGCGGGGGATCTTAGGTAAATTAAACGGGTTTAGATGCACGGGTGCCCGTGCGCCCACGGACGGCTTGAGAACGGCGAAAGAAGTGAGATAGATGGCGGATAACGTACAGTTGCAGGCGACGGAGCGCGAGGGCAGGGGCAAGAACGACTCGCGCAGGCTCCGGGAGAGCGGCTTCACCCCGGCGGTGCTCTACGCGGAGGGCGGCAACGCCTCGCTCGCGGTGCCCAACAAGCCGCTCGACTACACCCTGACGCACTACGGCGACAACGCGCTCTACGACCTGGACTTCGGCGAGGGCAAGCAGACCGCGCGCGTCGTGGACGTCCAGCGCAACCCGGTGAACGGGAAGCTCCTTCACGTGGACTTCGCCCCGGTGAACATGCGCGAGGCGATCGAGGTCACCGTCCCGCTCACGCTCGTCGGGGAGGCTCCGGGGGCCGAGGAGGGCGGCGTCCTGGCGCAGGTCGCCTATGAGGTGCAGGTCGAGTCGCTCCCGGGCGACATCCCGCAGGAGATCGAGGTCGACGTCTCCGGCCTGGGCATGAACGAGAACCTCACGCTCGCGGACATAACGATGCCCGAGGGCGTGACCCTGATCTCCGAGCCGGAGGAGGTCGTCGCGACCATCACTCCGCCGGACGTCATCACCGAGGAGGACCTTGAGGCGGCGGGCGTCGTCGAGGAGGAGTCCGACGAGGAGGCCACTGCGCGCGAGGAGGCCGAGGGCGAGGAGCAGGCCGGGGACGAAAGCGTCGCCGGGGAGCCTGCCGGCTCCGACGAGGAGCAGCAGTAATCTCAAGGCTCTTTCGCTCGGCTCGCGGCCGCCTGCGTGAGATGCGTCGCTTGAGGCCGCCGGAACGTCCCGCGGCCTCCGCGG
It contains:
- the ispE gene encoding 4-(cytidine 5'-diphospho)-2-C-methyl-D-erythritol kinase, whose protein sequence is MKRIRLRAHAKVNYSLEVTGVRDDGYHTLRTVFQSISLADELSFERAEGRGEGFALEVEPPKAPLGPPGENTVRRAWELVCERAGRTLPVRVSLLKRVPAGAGLGGGSADGAATLVGLSELYGLGLSEEELLGIAARVGADVPFCLLGGTRLGEGVGERLTPLPPPPEHYIAVAKPEASASTAEIFRIYDRRSVERKGNSRPVMAAIRAGSLTRLASSVGNDLAPLTAALVPEVLDYERALLEAGALGTAMTGSGTAVYGIFADERRARAALLGEKLAGAAVGVFRPARSGVEPL
- a CDS encoding 50S ribosomal protein L25; translation: MADNVQLQATEREGRGKNDSRRLRESGFTPAVLYAEGGNASLAVPNKPLDYTLTHYGDNALYDLDFGEGKQTARVVDVQRNPVNGKLLHVDFAPVNMREAIEVTVPLTLVGEAPGAEEGGVLAQVAYEVQVESLPGDIPQEIEVDVSGLGMNENLTLADITMPEGVTLISEPEEVVATITPPDVITEEDLEAAGVVEEESDEEATAREEAEGEEQAGDESVAGEPAGSDEEQQ
- a CDS encoding ROK family protein — protein: MTTEAGKTIGVDVGGTKIAAGVVDASGRVLSKVRYPSAGPPETLLANVLRAVREARRGHEDVLGLCLSVPGTVVTERSAVAFSPNLPTIEGIPLKERLEGEIGLPMTVENDANAAAWGEFRFGVGRSARHLVFVTLGTGIGAGIIVDGRLLRGAQGAGGELGHTTVQAEGGPRCACGNAGCFEALASGTAIGRFGGEAAAERPESALGRLAARRRIRGEDVTELAGTGDPVARSVLARAGRWLGVGLANAINTFNPEVVAVGGGAAASGEMLLAPAREEIARRAISPARDLARVMAATLGPDSGLIGAAALAIDPASGEPFLGGTEPVAPSCVSMASNIST
- the rsmA gene encoding 16S rRNA (adenine(1518)-N(6)/adenine(1519)-N(6))-dimethyltransferase RsmA, whose translation is MAAGSRNPREVRPKKRFGQHFLKDPNTARIVADGTSPDDVVLEVGPGRGFLTGFLLERARHVHAVEIDADVLPYLKEATAGAENLDVHEADALLFDYARLDPPPDRLVANLPYNVASPLVLRLLEEVPTLGTLRFMVQLEVARRMTAKRRTKDYGAYAVLIQHHAAGRIVHRVPRTVFDPPPRVDSAVVELSRREPDLAPRSYPAFKQLVLRAFATRRKRLLNGFPKEERPAYRAALGAVGFGEDTRAEELSPESFVALFRALERGGAG
- the rsmI gene encoding 16S rRNA (cytidine(1402)-2'-O)-methyltransferase, with the protein product MTLTVVPTPIGNLEDITLRALRVLREADVVACEDTRRTGRLLEHYGIEARLLAYHDYNEDRLATSLAERAREERVALVTDAGTPLVSDPGYAVVRACIEAGVPVEVLPGASAVVVALAASGLPPEPFTFYGFVPKKRKEREALLLSVTSRSETAVLFESPRRLARTLLELPGDLPVAVCRELTKLHEEVFRGTAAEAAERFSGEVRGEVVLVVRGGGQGEEATFEEALTRARSYVEEGEKASRAAARAAAETGFGKGRIYDALARPEG
- the glmU gene encoding bifunctional UDP-N-acetylglucosamine diphosphorylase/glucosamine-1-phosphate N-acetyltransferase GlmU — encoded protein: MSSTSEQQTPLVAVVLAAGKGTRMKSNRAKVLHTLCGVPMVNYVIEAIRPLSPDDLTVVVGHQAPEVEAVLPEDARSVLQREQLGTGDAVRVALREIEAEEGTLLVVNGDGPLISCATLGGLVERHRTAGVGATVLVAQMDDPSGLGRVTEDAGVVRIVEERDASEAERENRLVNLGLYAFELRDIREALGSLESDNDQGELYLTDALEVIGRRSRAVTYRLEDLAEANLVNDRAQLARAEEILRRRILDAHMQEGVTVRDPVSTHIEAMVEIGRDTVILPGTMLRGRTRIGSDCVIGPSADLLDTTVEDGATVEHSVGRGASVGPGASVGPYAFLRPGTVLEAGSKVGAYCEVKNTRVGRGSKVPHLSYVGDATIGEGANLGAGTITANYDGVNKSRTEIGDGVFTGINTNLIAPVKVGDRAYLGAGATVNKDIPADKLAVGAPARVIRDSPNKPKGSPGGAKE
- a CDS encoding TatD family hydrolase; protein product: MEGRDGYNRRVLIDTHTHLLRLSVPPEIAVREAREVGVEAVVNIGTNVSDSREGVELARRTAGVFTTGGIHPHNAGDHSQESLAALLELAGSGEIVALGEVGLDYYRNEWPPEMQRALFQDVVSIANEVRLPLVIHSREAFSDTMDVLAGARVPVVLHCFEGGESEVLEAAERGYYIGLTGNVTYKNKPTAEFLDGIPPERILVETDAPYLSPEPLRGKPNVPKNVVHTARFVAGRLGMDEAGFAALTTANARRFYGLDGEPGSAGPVA
- a CDS encoding ribose-phosphate diphosphokinase, with product MHNGHIAQNAEKRLMLFSGTGYPELAQRIADRLDLDLGAVELTEFANGEMYARYEESVRGSDVFIVQSLCQPVNKNLMELLIMIDAAKRASAQTIIVVIPWYAYSRQDRKTKPREPITARLIANMIETAGADRVMTMDLHVGQIEGFFSVPVNHLTAMHTFVDYFSDRGFRNARDSVVVAPDTGEVKVAKRLADHLGLPWAIVNKMRRGPGESEVTHVIGDVAGKRAIMIDDIVDGGGTLCGAAERLEEEGATEVYAAATHAIFSGKAYRRIDASPIREMVVTDTLPMKPDEPQEKIQVLGIAPILASTIKNVFTDDSVSEVFMGENQLF